One part of the Glycine max cultivar Williams 82 chromosome 14, Glycine_max_v4.0, whole genome shotgun sequence genome encodes these proteins:
- the LOC100796599 gene encoding WRKY DNA-binding transcription factor 70: MNNSLCPESEISISAKKNRMIMKELVKGQESATQLKVLLEKPFGSEGSLSCQELTANVLRSFTQAISIINSSSADEVAHRSLLNSGQNGSPVAVSGENRSQKGGRGRYNRRKSAVSWSILSCTTDDNHVWRKYGQKGVLNSEFPRSYFRCGHKYDQGCLAKKQVQRDQENSNMYRTTYIGIHTCNATTKATHSATDLLNSDHDSEVPNVQDHHISPPSLNIKQTFPKENTPSDVTDHMLNPSMWSALKDFEPSNKPTIVPLMMETDTNNVDNVYSSQRLDMDFRVPSVHFGTDFPFDEGHFLI; this comes from the exons ATGAATAACTCCCTTTGTCCTGAAAGTGAAATTAGTATCTCAGCCAAAAAGAACAGAATGATAATGAAAGAACTTGTTAAGGGTCAGGAATCTGCTACTCAACTCAAGGTTCTTCTTGAGAAGCCCTTTGGGAGTGAAGGGTCTCTCTCTTGTCAGGAACTCACGGCCAATGTCCTCAGATCTTTCACTCAAGCTATTTCTATCATAAACTCTTCTTCTGCAGATGAGGTGGCTCATCGGAGTCTCCTGAATTCCGGCCAAAATGGGTCGCCGGTGGCCGTTTCCGGCGAGAACAGATCCCAAAAGGGTGGGAGAGGTCGCTACAATAGAAG GAAAAGTGCGGTGTCATGGTCCATACTCTCATGCACCACGGATGATAATCATGTATGGAGGAAGTATGGACAAAAGGGAGTTCTGAATTCTGAATTTCCTAG GAGTTACTTCAGGTGTGGTCATAAGTATGATCAAGGTTGCCTTGCAAAAAAACAGGTGCAGCGGGATCAAGAGAATTCAAATATGTACCGAACTACCTACATTGGAATTCACACATGCAATGCCACCACCAAGGCTACACATTCTGCCACAGATCTTCTGAATTCTGATCATGACTCCGAGGTACCTAATGTTCAGGATCACCACATTAGCCCTCCAAgcttaaatataaaacaaacattTCCCAAAGAAAACACACCAAGTGATGTTACAGATCACATGTTGAATCCTAGCATGTGGTCAGCTTTGAAGGATTTTGAACCATCCAATAAGCCTACCATTGTGCCCTTAATGATGGAAACTGATACTAATAATGTAGATAATGTGTATTCATCTCAACGTCTGGACATGGATTTTCGGGTGCCATCTGTTCATTTTGGCACTGATTTTCCCTTTGACGAAGGTCACTTTCTAATTTAA
- the LOC100797129 gene encoding WRKY DNA-binding transcription factor 70: MNNIVCFASEISVSTQKKRVIIEELLKGQEAATQLKVLLLEKPFWSEAFLSFQEVMDNVLRSFSEALSILNSSSSSEPAGSAAEVAHRSLLNSGQNGSPVAASGEKRFQKDGRGRYNRRKSAVSWTILSCTIDDNHVWRKYGQKRVLNTEFPRSYFRCGYKYDQGCKANKQVQRDQENPNMYRITYIGIHTCNATPKATHSATDSNTWESFLLNSDGEVPNSPSLTIKQQFPKENTSSLI, from the exons ATGAATAACATCGTTTGTTTTGCAAGTGAAATTAGTGTCTCAACCCAAAAGAAGAGAGTGATAATCGAAGAACTTCTTAAGGGGCAAGAAGCTGCTACCCAACTCAAGGTTCTTCTTCTTGAGAAGCCCTTTTGGAGTGAAGCCTTTCTCTCTTTTCAGGAAGTCATGGACAATGTTCTGAGATCTTTTTCAGAAGCTCTTTCTATTCtaaactcttcttcttcttctgaacCAGCTGGTTCAGCAGCTGAGGTGGCTCATCGGAGTCTCCTGAATTCCGGCCAAAATGGGTCGCCGGTGGCAGCTTCCGGCGAGAAGAGATTCCAGAAGGATGGGAGAGGTCGCTACAATAGAAG GAAGAGTGCAGTGTCATGGACCATACTCTCATGCACCATTGATGATAATCATGTATGGAGGAAGTATGGACAAAAGAGAGTCTTGAATACTGAATTTCCTAG GAGTTACTTCAGGTGCGGTTACAAGTATGATCAAGGTTGCAAAGCAAACAAACAGGTGCAGCGGGATCAAGAGAATCCGAATATGTACCGAATTACGTACATTGGAATTCACACATGCAATGCCACTCCAAAGGCTACACATTCGGCCACTGATTCTAACACTTGGGAATCATTTCTTCTGAATTCTGATGGTGAGGTACCAAACTCACCAAGTTTAACTATAAAACAACAGTTTCCCAAAGAAAACACATCAAGTTTAATTTAA